One region of Qipengyuania gaetbuli genomic DNA includes:
- a CDS encoding copper chaperone PCu(A)C → MMKPVFAAMMLAGTSLGLAACGGAETEAPAATDDAAGLEIANARMVLPAVAGNPAAIYFDLKNSGERGVAVRKAEVAGAGKTEVHGTMEWDGKMEMSETGPQAVQPGETLKFEPGGLHVMVFDLSPDLVAGSETAMTLTVAGGKAATFNVPIQEAGDDR, encoded by the coding sequence ATGATGAAACCCGTTTTCGCCGCCATGATGCTCGCCGGGACCAGCCTGGGCCTCGCCGCCTGCGGTGGTGCAGAGACCGAAGCGCCCGCCGCAACCGATGATGCCGCCGGCCTCGAAATCGCCAATGCGCGCATGGTCCTGCCTGCTGTCGCCGGCAATCCGGCCGCGATCTATTTCGACCTGAAGAACAGTGGCGAGCGCGGCGTGGCCGTGCGCAAGGCCGAAGTCGCCGGTGCCGGCAAGACCGAAGTGCACGGCACGATGGAATGGGACGGCAAGATGGAAATGAGCGAGACGGGACCGCAGGCCGTGCAGCCTGGCGAAACGCTCAAGTTCGAACCCGGCGGCCTGCACGTCATGGTGTTCGACCTTTCGCCCGATCTCGTCGCTGGCAGCGAAACCGCGATGACCCTGACCGTGGCAGGCGGCAAGGCCGCGACCTTCAACGTTCCGATCCAGGAAGCCGGGGACGATCGCTGA
- a CDS encoding vgr related protein codes for MGGQRALTPGEVALARSVFGDAIDYARVTVRRRKWFPFQPRRVTMAPRGHLHFHPHSENYCDDFSQANVLRQGLFIHEMVHVWQVQTLGQWYLVTRRMPWARYDYSLKPGWKLERYGIEQQAEIVKHAFWLRNGIKVAGVGDAAPYEMLVNFPGAGA; via the coding sequence ATCGGCGGGCAGCGGGCGCTCACCCCGGGCGAAGTCGCGCTTGCCCGCAGCGTGTTCGGGGATGCCATAGACTATGCCCGCGTGACCGTGCGCCGGCGCAAGTGGTTTCCCTTCCAGCCCCGCCGCGTCACCATGGCGCCGCGGGGGCACCTACATTTCCATCCGCACTCAGAAAATTACTGCGACGATTTCTCGCAGGCCAACGTGCTGCGCCAGGGGCTCTTCATCCACGAGATGGTGCATGTCTGGCAGGTGCAGACACTCGGCCAGTGGTATCTCGTCACCCGGCGGATGCCTTGGGCCCGCTATGACTACAGCCTCAAGCCGGGGTGGAAGCTGGAACGCTATGGAATCGAACAGCAGGCCGAAATCGTGAAGCACGCTTTCTGGCTGCGGAATGGGATCAAGGTCGCCGGAGTTGGCGATGCGGCGCCTTACGAAATGCTCGTGAATTTTCCCGGGGCAGGCGCATGA
- a CDS encoding DUF885 domain-containing protein: MRTALKSMAVLAALYASPALADDAAVLALADSWHKQRLADFGQVVEADGSTSQGAQLWSVTPEANMARADYAEEMLARLDAIEVATLSAQGRIDAAVFRHLLETEIGDARFREWEMPFDSDNNFWSYLAQRFPLQSEEEYRRYIERMRDIPRYFAEQKANARAGLARGFSVPRVTLEGRDRSLAAYVVDDPEKSPFWGAFAIMSPLTVSSFEQGGLRQEAREVIEQVVTPAYRDFLEFYREEYLPQTRTSLGAREMPEGQAYYAQQIKEYTTLDLTAEEIHRIGLSEVARITAEMEKAKAEAGFTGTLPEFVQFLRTDPQFVAGSADELMGVAAYAAKRVDDRLDEYFGFLPRYRNGLRPVDPAIAPFYTAGRGGLDYCQINTYDLPSRPVYNIPALTLHECAPGHSFQAAIALEREEAPPFRRQVYFSGFGEGWGLYTEYLGNEMGIYRTPYERFGQLSYEMWRAVRLVIDTGIHHYGWTRDQAMEYLASRTALSQHEVGTEVDRYISWPGQALAYKLGEMTIRRVRAKAESELGSAFDIRKFHDVVLSLGSVPLPVLEERIDAFIADGGQGLPGVNYD, from the coding sequence ATGAGGACCGCTCTCAAATCGATGGCGGTCCTTGCCGCCCTGTATGCATCTCCCGCACTGGCCGACGACGCGGCGGTACTGGCGCTGGCCGACAGCTGGCACAAGCAGCGCCTTGCCGATTTCGGGCAGGTCGTGGAGGCCGACGGTTCTACCTCGCAAGGCGCGCAGCTCTGGTCGGTCACGCCGGAAGCCAACATGGCCCGTGCCGATTATGCCGAGGAGATGCTTGCCCGCCTGGACGCGATCGAGGTGGCGACCTTGTCGGCACAGGGGCGGATCGATGCGGCGGTTTTCCGTCACCTGCTCGAAACCGAAATCGGCGATGCCCGCTTCCGCGAGTGGGAAATGCCCTTCGACAGCGACAACAACTTCTGGAGCTATCTGGCCCAGCGCTTCCCGCTGCAAAGCGAGGAGGAATACCGGCGCTATATCGAGCGCATGCGCGATATCCCGCGCTATTTCGCCGAACAGAAAGCCAATGCCCGCGCGGGGCTGGCGCGCGGGTTCAGCGTGCCGCGCGTGACGCTTGAAGGTCGCGATCGCAGCCTTGCCGCCTATGTCGTCGACGACCCGGAAAAGAGCCCTTTCTGGGGTGCGTTTGCGATCATGTCGCCGCTCACGGTTTCGTCGTTCGAGCAAGGCGGGCTGCGGCAGGAAGCGCGAGAGGTCATCGAGCAGGTGGTCACACCCGCCTACCGCGACTTCCTCGAATTCTATCGCGAAGAATATCTGCCGCAAACGCGCACTAGCCTCGGGGCGCGCGAGATGCCCGAAGGACAGGCCTATTACGCGCAGCAGATTAAGGAATACACGACGCTGGACCTGACTGCCGAAGAGATCCACCGGATCGGCTTGTCGGAAGTCGCCCGGATCACTGCGGAAATGGAGAAGGCGAAGGCGGAGGCCGGCTTTACCGGCACGCTGCCCGAATTCGTGCAATTCCTCCGCACCGATCCGCAATTCGTCGCGGGGTCGGCAGATGAGCTGATGGGCGTTGCGGCCTATGCGGCAAAACGCGTGGACGACCGCCTGGACGAATATTTCGGTTTCCTGCCGCGCTACCGGAACGGCCTGCGACCCGTCGATCCTGCCATCGCGCCGTTCTATACCGCAGGTCGCGGTGGGCTCGACTACTGCCAGATCAATACCTACGACCTGCCTTCGCGGCCGGTCTACAATATCCCGGCCCTCACGCTGCACGAATGCGCGCCCGGCCATTCGTTCCAGGCCGCCATCGCACTCGAACGCGAAGAAGCGCCTCCCTTCCGCCGACAGGTCTATTTCTCGGGCTTCGGCGAGGGCTGGGGTCTTTACACCGAATATCTCGGCAACGAGATGGGCATCTACCGCACGCCCTACGAACGGTTCGGCCAGCTGAGCTACGAGATGTGGCGCGCGGTGCGCCTCGTCATCGACACCGGCATCCACCACTATGGCTGGACCCGCGACCAGGCGATGGAATATCTGGCCTCGCGCACCGCGCTTTCTCAGCATGAGGTCGGGACCGAGGTCGATCGCTACATTAGTTGGCCGGGCCAGGCGCTGGCCTACAAGCTCGGTGAAATGACCATCCGCCGCGTGCGCGCGAAAGCCGAAAGCGAGCTTGGGTCCGCATTCGACATCCGCAAGTTCCACGATGTGGTGCTTTCGCTCGGTTCCGTCCCGCTTCCGGTGCTGGAAGAGCGGATCGACGCATTCATCGCCGATGGCGGGCAGGGGCTGCCCGGCGTGAACTACGACTGA
- the grpE gene encoding nucleotide exchange factor GrpE — protein sequence MSNGNNNEPQDSAVDEEVAREMEGVPEHLRDNGEDDEDGADSLEDALASLRSDLEAAKQDALYARAETQNVRRRMEKDIQDARNYAATGFARDILSVADNLGRALDAIPAEQREDEKLKGFIAGIEATRRELDKVFTQNGITRVAAMGMPLDPNEHQAMMEIPTDEVEPGTIVQEMQAGYKIKDRLLRPAMVGVAKKPD from the coding sequence CCGCAAGACAGTGCGGTCGACGAAGAAGTGGCGCGCGAGATGGAAGGCGTGCCGGAACACCTGCGCGACAATGGCGAGGACGATGAAGACGGAGCGGACTCGCTCGAAGATGCGCTCGCCAGCCTGCGCAGTGACCTGGAAGCTGCCAAGCAGGACGCGCTGTATGCCCGCGCCGAAACGCAGAACGTTCGCCGCCGCATGGAAAAGGACATCCAGGACGCACGCAACTATGCCGCGACCGGTTTCGCCCGCGATATCCTGAGCGTGGCAGACAATCTCGGGCGTGCACTCGATGCCATTCCGGCGGAACAGCGCGAGGACGAGAAGCTCAAAGGCTTCATCGCCGGTATCGAGGCGACCCGCCGCGAGCTGGACAAGGTGTTCACGCAGAACGGCATCACCCGCGTCGCTGCGATGGGCATGCCGCTCGACCCGAACGAGCACCAGGCGATGATGGAAATCCCGACCGACGAGGTCGAGCCGGGCACCATCGTCCAGGAAATGCAGGCAGGTTACAAGATCAAGGATCGCCTGCTGCGCCCGGCCATGGTCGGCGTCGCCAAGAAGCCCGACTGA